The Candidatus Methylomirabilis sp. genome includes a region encoding these proteins:
- the htpX gene encoding zinc metalloprotease HtpX produces MGNTFKTAVLLGALTGLVVVFGNYFGGQQGMVIAFAFALLMNFGAYWFSDRIVLAMYGAKAVGEAEAPELVAMVRGLAQRARLPMPRVYIIPGPSPNAFATGRSPRHAAVAVTEGILRLMDREELEGVLAHELAHVRNRDTLISTIAATLAGVIMMLAHMARWAAFFGGGRDDDNRGGVVGLVFMAVLAPIAAFLIQLAISRAREYLADATAAQITKKPGALASALERLQHAAQRLPLQANPATAHLFIVNPLSGRSFASWFSTHPPVEERVARLRAMRV; encoded by the coding sequence ATGGGCAATACGTTCAAAACCGCGGTGCTCCTCGGGGCCCTCACGGGGCTCGTCGTGGTCTTCGGCAACTACTTCGGGGGACAGCAGGGGATGGTGATTGCCTTCGCCTTCGCCCTGCTGATGAACTTCGGGGCGTACTGGTTCTCGGATCGAATCGTCCTCGCCATGTACGGGGCCAAGGCGGTCGGCGAGGCGGAAGCCCCGGAGCTGGTCGCGATGGTCCGGGGGCTGGCCCAGCGGGCCCGCCTGCCGATGCCCCGGGTCTACATTATCCCCGGTCCCTCGCCGAACGCCTTCGCCACGGGCCGGAGTCCCCGGCACGCCGCCGTGGCGGTGACGGAGGGGATCCTCCGCCTGATGGACCGGGAGGAGCTGGAGGGGGTCCTCGCGCACGAGCTGGCCCACGTCCGGAACCGGGACACGCTCATCAGCACCATCGCGGCGACGCTCGCGGGCGTGATCATGATGCTGGCCCACATGGCCCGCTGGGCGGCCTTCTTCGGCGGCGGCCGGGATGACGACAATCGGGGCGGAGTCGTCGGGCTCGTATTCATGGCCGTCCTGGCCCCCATCGCCGCCTTCCTGATCCAGTTGGCGATCTCGCGGGCCCGGGAGTACCTCGCCGACGCCACCGCGGCGCAGATCACGAAGAAGCCCGGCGCGCTGGCCTCCGCCCTGGAGCGCCTCCAGCACGCCGCACAGCGCTTGCCGCTTCAGGCCAACCCGGCCACGGCGCACCTGTTTATCGTGAACCCGCTCAGCGGCCGCTCGTTCGCCAGCTGGTTCTCCACGCACCCCCCGGTTGAGGAGCGGGTGGCGAGGCTGCGGGCGATGCGGGTGTGA